The following are encoded in a window of Arthrobacter sp. OAP107 genomic DNA:
- the recR gene encoding recombination mediator RecR, whose protein sequence is MYEGAVQELIDELGRLPGVGPKSAQRLAFHILEADPQDMKRLVEAITTVKERVKFCAACGNVTEQELCNICRDPRRDPSVICVVEESKDVLAVERTRSFRGRYHVLGGAINPIAGVGPEQLRIRELLNRLSDGAVQEIIIATDPNLEGEATATYLARMLQSIGIAVTRLASGLPVGGDLEYADEVTLGRAFEGRRNALT, encoded by the coding sequence GTGTACGAGGGTGCAGTTCAGGAGCTGATCGACGAGCTCGGACGCCTGCCCGGTGTGGGGCCGAAGTCCGCGCAGCGACTGGCGTTCCACATCCTGGAAGCAGACCCCCAGGACATGAAGCGGCTGGTGGAGGCCATCACCACCGTCAAGGAACGGGTCAAGTTCTGCGCCGCATGCGGCAACGTGACCGAGCAGGAACTGTGCAACATTTGCCGCGACCCGCGGCGTGACCCCTCCGTCATCTGCGTCGTCGAGGAGTCCAAGGACGTGCTGGCTGTGGAGCGCACCCGTTCCTTCCGGGGCCGCTATCACGTGCTCGGCGGGGCCATCAATCCGATCGCCGGCGTCGGCCCGGAACAGCTGCGGATCCGGGAACTCCTCAACCGGCTCAGTGACGGCGCCGTCCAGGAAATCATCATCGCCACCGACCCGAACCTCGAAGGGGAGGCCACGGCCACCTACCTGGCGCGCATGCTGCAGTCCATCGGGATCGCGGTCACCCGCCTCGCTTCCGGGCTGCCCGTAGGCGGTGACCTCGAGTACGCGGACGAGGTCACCCTGGGCAGGGCCTTCGAGGGCCGCCGGAACGCCCTCACCTGA
- a CDS encoding aspartate kinase, which translates to MSMPSTDVKTEPQPQELPADAAVTAQLIVQKFGGSSVADADGIKRVARRVVDAQKAGNEVVVVVSAMGDTTDELLDLAAQVTDAAPAREMDMLLSAGERISMALLAMAINKFGASAQSFTGSQAGMITDGIHGKARIIDVDPHRIRTALDKGHIAIVAGFQGMTRSTNEITTLGRGGSDTTAVALAAALEADVCEIYTDVDGIYTADPRVVPSAQKIDRISSEEMLELAASGAKILHLRCVEYARRFGVPLHVRSSFSQNEGTWVLPGADDKITTQEGVALEQPIISGVAHDRSEAKVTVVGVPDIPGKAAAIFQVIADAHSNIDMIVQNVSTHGTGRTDISFTLPIVEGADALAALRAAQTEIGFESIEYNEQIGKLSLIGAGMRSHPGVSATFFKALSAAGININMISTSEIRISVVTHADLLDDAVRAIHKAFDLDSEAVATVYGGTGR; encoded by the coding sequence ATGAGTATGCCCAGTACCGATGTGAAAACCGAACCGCAGCCGCAGGAGCTGCCCGCAGACGCCGCTGTCACCGCGCAGCTTATTGTGCAGAAGTTCGGTGGCTCCTCGGTGGCTGACGCTGACGGCATCAAGCGCGTGGCCCGGCGCGTGGTCGACGCCCAGAAGGCCGGCAACGAAGTCGTCGTCGTCGTCTCCGCGATGGGTGACACCACTGACGAGCTCCTTGACCTTGCCGCCCAGGTCACCGACGCAGCTCCTGCCCGCGAGATGGACATGCTCCTTTCCGCCGGTGAGCGCATCTCCATGGCCCTGCTGGCCATGGCCATCAACAAGTTCGGCGCGTCCGCGCAGTCCTTCACCGGTTCCCAGGCCGGCATGATCACGGACGGGATCCACGGCAAGGCCCGGATCATCGACGTCGACCCGCATCGCATCCGCACCGCCCTGGACAAGGGGCACATTGCCATCGTCGCCGGCTTCCAGGGCATGACCCGCTCCACCAACGAGATCACCACCCTTGGCCGCGGCGGGTCGGACACGACAGCAGTGGCCCTCGCCGCCGCCCTTGAGGCCGATGTCTGCGAGATCTACACGGACGTTGACGGCATCTACACCGCGGACCCCCGCGTCGTTCCGTCAGCCCAGAAAATCGACCGCATCTCCAGCGAGGAAATGCTGGAACTGGCCGCCTCCGGGGCCAAGATCCTTCACCTCCGGTGCGTCGAATACGCCCGGCGGTTCGGCGTGCCGCTGCATGTCCGTTCCTCATTCAGCCAGAACGAAGGCACCTGGGTCCTGCCCGGCGCCGATGACAAGATCACGACTCAAGAGGGAGTTGCCTTGGAGCAGCCAATCATCTCCGGTGTTGCACACGACCGCTCGGAAGCAAAGGTCACCGTCGTTGGTGTTCCGGACATTCCGGGCAAGGCAGCCGCGATCTTCCAGGTCATCGCGGACGCACACTCGAACATTGACATGATCGTCCAGAACGTCTCGACGCACGGCACCGGCAGGACGGACATCTCCTTCACCCTGCCCATCGTCGAGGGCGCCGACGCCCTCGCCGCCCTCCGTGCTGCACAGACCGAGATCGGGTTCGAAAGCATCGAGTACAACGAGCAGATCGGCAAGCTGTCGCTGATCGGCGCCGGCATGCGCTCCCACCCGGGCGTTTCGGCCACGTTCTTCAAGGCTCTGTCCGCCGCGGGCATCAACATCAACATGATCTCCACGTCGGAAATCCGCATCTCCGTGGTGACCCACGCCGACCTGCTCGATGACGCCGTCCGCGCCATCCACAAGGCGTTCGACCTGGACAGCGAAGCCGTCGCCACCGTCTACGGCGGCACCGGCCGCTAA